In Trichoderma breve strain T069 chromosome 4, whole genome shotgun sequence, the following proteins share a genomic window:
- a CDS encoding short chain dehydrogenase domain-containing protein: protein MSLTSKVILVTGSAAGLGRTIAETLLSRGASVTICDINPSRLATASSELSDKYSKDRVLALEANVADEESVKALIEKSVAHFGRLDIVINNAGIMDKFDPVGDCDKKMWDAILGVNLTGSFLVTKYALPHLQASVEEAGKPGSLIINIGSTASFSGLTAGAAYTASKHGLIALTKHTAGFYGPKGIYSVALQPGGMTETNISDAFAAGMNVEGFKAVKAAHPQMNNVPVDHVARYVAFLSEDGIGQSANGSCIAFTGNWPEA, encoded by the coding sequence ATGTCTCTCACCTCCAAAGTCATCCTCGTCACCGGTTCCGCCGCCGGTCTTGGCCGTACCATCGCCGAGACCCTCCTCTCCCGTGGCGCCAGCGTCACCATCTGCGACATCAACCCATCCCGCCTCGCCACCGCCTCATCCGAGCTCTCAGACAAGTACTCCAAAGACCGCGTCCTCGCCCTAGAGGCCAACGTCGCCGACGAGGAGTCCGTCAAGGCCCTGATCGAAAAGTCCGTAGCCCACTTCGGCCGCCtcgacatcgtcatcaacaacgCCGGCATCATGGACAAGTTCGACCCTGTCGGCGACTGCGACAAGAAGATGTGGGATGCCATCCTCGGCGTCAACCTCACCGGATCCTTCCTCGTCACAAAGTACGCCCTGCCGCACCTGCAAGCCAGCGTAGAGGAAGCCGGCAAACCAggcagcctcatcatcaacatcggctccacagcctccttctcgggCCTCACTGCTGGAGCAGCTTACACTGCGTCCAAACACGGGCTCATTGCGCTGACCAAGCACACGGCGGGTTTCTATGGCCCCAAGGGCATCTACTCCGTTGCGCTACAGCCGGGCGGCATGACCGAGACCAACATCAGCGATGCATTCGCCGCGGGCATGAACGTCGAGGGCTTTAAGGCTGTCAAGGCGGCGCATCCCCAGATGAACAACGTGCCAGTCGACCACGTAGCAAGATACGTGGCATTCCTGAGCGAGGACGGCATTGGTCAGAGTGCCAACGGGAGCTGTATCGCCTTCACTGGTAACTGGCCCGAGGCCTAG
- a CDS encoding solute carrier family 35 domain-containing protein → MTVNPIEADSKLGFTTTVVSSGSGDKNEGSNVNSQAINHGDNVNNDAAVTDATVSQGIHILEAESVHWWSYLATADFWAVIAVGQVLSLCITGTNTFTSFLANAGTNIPAFQTVFNYILLFLVYTTITLWRDGPRVWWDIMVKDGWRYFIMSFLDVEGNYFTVLAYRYTNLLSAQLLNFWSIVCVVIISFLLLRVRYKLFQVIGILICCGGMGILLASDHITGSNGGPGVDMVKGDLFGLLGATLYGVSNVFEEWLVSKRPMHHVLAFMGFFGMFINGVQAAIFDRTSFRDAHWDNSVGGWLAGYTLCLFIFYTLAPLILRMGSAAFFDISLLTANFWGVIIGIHVFGYVIHYLYPIAFVCIIIGLVIYFLSGSVLGDSKKPWLGANQEDGVAGFGTAKLRAINAARKAQLDTETAPTVQ, encoded by the coding sequence ATGACCGTCAACCCTATCGAGGCCGACTCCAAGCTCGGCTTCACCACGACCGTCGTCTCCTCCGGCTCGGGAGACAAGAACGAGGGCAGCAACGTCAACAGCCAAGCCATCAACCATGGCGACAACGTCAACAATGACGCCGCAGTCACTGATGCCACCGTCTCTCAAGGTATCCACATCCTCGAGGCCGAGTCCGTCCACTGGTGGTCCTACTTAGCTACGGCCGACTTCTGGGCCGTCATCGCCGTTGGCCAGGTCCTGTCGCTGTGCATCACTGGCACAAACACCTTTACCTCGTTCCTTGCCAATGCCGGCACCAACATCCCCGCCTTCCAGACCGTCTTCAACTACATtctgctcttcctcgtctACACCACAATCACCCTGTGGCGCGATGGCCCCCGTGTCTGGTGGGATATCATGGTCAAGGATGGCTGGCGCTACTTCATCATGTCCTTCCTCGACGTCGAGGGCAACTACTTTACCGTCCTGGCCTACCGCTACACCAACCTGCTGTCCGCTCAGCTGCTCAACTTTTGGTCCATCGTCTGCGttgtcatcatctccttcctCCTGCTGCGTGTGCGCTACAAGCTGTTCCAAGTCATCGGTATCCTCATCTGCTGCGGTGGCATGGGTATCCTGCTCGCCTCGGATCACATCACTGGCTCCAACGGCGGCCCTGGAGTCGACATGGTTAAGGGCGATCTctttggccttcttggtgctACTCTCTACGGTGTTTCCAACGTTTTCGAGGAGTGGCTCGTGTCCAAGCGCCCCATGCACCACGTCTTGGCTTTTATgggcttctttggcatgtTCATCAACGGCGTTCAGGCTGCCATCTTCGACCGCACGTCCTTCCGCGATGCTCACTGGGACAACTCCGTCGGCGGCTGGCTCGCCGGCTACACCCTCTGCCTGTTCATCTTCTACACCCTGGCTCCCCTCATCCTGCGTATGGGAAGTGCCGCCTTTTTCGACATCTCGCTGCTGACGGCCAACTTCTGGGgtgtcatcatcggcatccACGTCTTTGGCTACGTCATCCACTACCTGTACCCCATCGCCTTTgtctgcatcatcatcggtcTCGTCATCTACTTCCTATCCGGCAGCGTCCTCGGCGACTCCAAGAAGCCCTGGCTGGGTGCTAACCAGGAGGACGGCGTGGCTGGCTTTGGCACTGCCAAGTTGCGTGCCATTAATGCGGCCAGGAAGGCCCAGCTGGATACTGAGACTGCTCCTACTGTTCAGTAA
- a CDS encoding oxidoreductase NAD-binding domain-containing protein, with protein sequence MAALSPEQIAIIKSTVPIIREHGTTVTTTFYANMLAAHPELKNYFSLRNQQTGAQQAALANSVLAAATHIDNLGVIAGAVEKIAHKHVSLFIQPEHYPIVGKYLIGAFKQILGDAFTPEIEEAWTIAYGLLADIFIQREKTLYSEAGWQGWRDFTIARREDEAEGITSFYLKPSDGGLLPQFLPGQYVSLQIPIPELNGLFQSRQFSLSLAPHQSAEQYRVTVKKEKDVDSYTVEELAAGKIAGLVSQRLHEQYKVGDKVQLSPPHGEFTFSAADTPVTAPIVLLSAGVGVTPLLSILDTILDNSSQGARPVTWIHGARHSGAVTYGKHIREADAKHSNLSTKIFIKNVGEADVKGQQYDYAGRISLDTLEAEGVLPVSDASAEYYICGPEEWMIQTRAELLKKGVSLEKQHLELFRTGTV encoded by the coding sequence atggccgccCTCAGCCCAGAgcaaatcgccatcatcaagtcCACCGTGCCCATCATCCGCGAGCACGGCACCaccgtcaccaccaccttcTACGCCAACATGCTCGCCGCCCACCCGGAGCTCAAGAACTACTTCTCCCTGCGCAACCAGCAGACCGGCGCCCAGCAAGCCGCCCTCGCCAACTCtgtcctcgccgccgccacccaCATCGACAACCTGGGCGTCATCGCCGGCGCCGTCGAGAAGATCGCCCACAAGCACGTCTcgctcttcatccagccCGAGCACTACCCCATCGTCGGCAAGTACCTGATCGGCGCCTTCAAGCAGATCCTCGGCGACGCCTTCACCCCGGAGATCGAGGAGGCCTGGACCATTGCCTACGGCCTGCTGGCCGACATCTTTATCCAGCGCGAGAAGACGCTCTACTCTGAGGCCGGCTGGCAAGGCTGGCGCGACTTCACCATTGCCCGCcgcgaggacgaggccgagggcATCACCAGCTTCTACCTCAAGCCCTCCGACGGCGGCCTGCTGCCCCAGTTCCTGCCCGGCCAGTACGTCAGCCTGCAGATCCCCATCCCGGAGCTCAACGGCCTGTTCCAGAGCCGCCAGTTCAGCCTGAGCCTGGCCCCCCACCAGAGCGCCGAGCAGTACCGCGTCACCgtcaagaaggaaaaggacgtCGACTCGTACACCGTCGAGGAACTAGCTGCCGGCAAGATCGCCGGCCTCGTCTCGCAGCGCCTGCATGAGCAGTACAAGGTCGGCGACAAGGTCCAGCTCAGCCCTCCCCACGGCGAGTTCACCTTCAGCGCCGCCGACACGCCGGTGACCGCTCCCATCGTGCTGCTCTCTGCCGGCGTTGGCGTCACTCCCTTGCTGTCCATCCTCGACACCATCCTCGACAACTCGTCTCAGGGTGCTCGCCCCGTGACGTGGATCCACGGTGCTCGACACTCTGGAGCCGTGACATACGGCAAGCACATCCGCGAGGCTGATGCCAAGCACAGCAACCTGTCCACCAagatcttcatcaagaacgTCGGCGAGGCCGACGTCAAGGGCCAGCAGTACGACTACGCCGGCCGCATTAGCCTGGACACCCTCGAGGCTGAGGGCGTGCTGCCTGTGAGCGATGCCTCCGCCGAGTACTACATCTGTGGTCCTGAGGAGTGGATGATCCAGACGCGagctgagctgctcaagaagGGCGTCAGCCTTGAGAAGCAGCACCTGGAGCTGTTCCGCACCGGCACTGTCTAG
- a CDS encoding PQQ-like domain-containing protein — protein sequence MRRSLQSALLLGLSSLVAAVYKDEVGQIDFHHALVGLPQSETTFFHRPKKDEKASLLYTLSDVGVLGAVNPNSGALVWRHQIFPDISHGGGHLRAPEGENWIIAAHGQQVQSWAALSGRNLWQTEFNGQVKDLEVMELTESARKDVLVLFEEDGVTVLRRLHGVLGSVVWEFREVSKDIPLQVSTSLSNVYVISLHGSPSSYSLKVTSLEPATGGRVDHWTVGTKGDVHGPQDVMFVGANSAAPILAWASNDLAKLNIHILGTKSKQDFALPADTVSVEIHAPHLTQSQPHFLVHTRTTTGNKGEVFHTNIKSGQITKAYELPLLPGLGAFSTSSEGANVYFTRVTNDEVLVVSSDSHSVLARDPLKSDARVEAVHAVSEVIKKAGGKEFAIRSATVTKSQDWVLIRNGQIDWTRSEGLSGAVAAAWAEIPEAENLAKVLAEEAHTNPLDAYIHRVTRHINDLQYLPEYLATIPTRIIESVTGGAVVVSKTTGLHRDSFGFNKIIIVATRRGRFYALDTGNHGEIVWSADVFPQAPGSTLDVKGILVNDSEGTVTVRGANGEYAVIKVADGQLVESQSGNDLAAVSATAVIESEGNKWLLPLGQDRKPTSDALKDLALDQTIVIREDDDSIKGVKFVNQDGEIVKNEIWQLQLLPGQKIASIAKTPAHDPIASIGRVLGDRSVNYKYLNPNVVVIAAIDTAASALSVYLLDTVTGQLLASQVHEGVDGDKDISCTLSENWYSCAFFGQYTLNDGTDRDIKGYQVVVSDLYESPSANDRGPLGDAETFSPLDPVDTPTGVPLPWVVSQTWILSEPLNNLSVTQTRQGISSRQLLAYLPESHAILGITRHGIDPRRPVGRDPSAAEIEAEGLARYTPAIFIDGRNLLSHERDVVGVRGIVTTPAVVESTSLLVAYGIDIFGSQISPSGQFDILDKGFNKVTLLATVLALTWGVVLLAPMVRRKQINRMWEAFL from the exons ATGCGACGCTCACTGCAATCGgccctgctgctgggcctgtCGTCGCTCGTGGCAGCTGTCTACAAGGACGAGGTTGGCCAAATCGACTTCCACCACGCCCTCGTCGGCCTGCCCCAGAGCGAGACGACCTTCTTCCACCGgcccaagaaggacgagaaAGCGAGTCTTCTATATACACTCAGCGATGTGGGAGTCCTGGGCGCCGTGAACCCCAATTCGGGCGCTCTTGTCTGGCGCCATCAGATTTTCCCTGACATCTCCCATGGAGGCGGCCACCTGAGGGCCCCCGAGGGCGAGAACTGGATAATTGCTGCACACGGCCAGCAGGTCCAATCGTGGGCTGCGCTGAGCGGCAGGAACCTGTGGCAGACCGAGTTCAATGGCCAAGTCAAGGATCTAGAAGTCATGGAACTGACCGAGAGCGCGAGAAAGGACGTCCTCGTCTTGttcgaggaggatggcgtCACGGTTCTGCGCAGACTGCACGGCGTTTTGGGCTCCGTGGTTTGGGAGTTCCGCGAGGTCTCCAAGGATATCCCGCTCCAAGTGTCCACCAGCCTCTCCAATGTCTACGTCATCAGCCTTCATGGATCTCCCTCTTCGTACAGCTTGAAAGTCACCTCGTTGGAGCCCGCCACGGGAGGACGAGTTGACCACTGGACGGTTGGCACCAAGGGCGATGTCCATGGACCGCAGGATGTCATGTTTGTCGGCGCGAACTCGGCTGCTCCAATCCTGGCATGGGCCAGCAACGATCTGGCTAAGCTTAATATTCACATCTTGGGCACAAAATCAAAGCAAGACTTTGCGCTGCCCGCGGATACCGTCTCCGTCGAGATTCACGCCCCGCACTTGACCCAGTCTCAGCCTCACTTCTTGGTTCACACCCGTACCACTACTGGCAACAAGGGCGAGGTCTTCCATACTAACATAAAGTCTGGCCAGATCACCAAGGCTTATGAGCTTCCCCTGCTCCCCGGACTTGGCGCGTTCTCCACCAGCTCCGAGGGCGCCAATGTTTACTTTACTCGCGTTACTAACGACGAAGTCCTCGTTGTTTCCTCCGACTCTCACAGTGTCTTGGCTCGTGATCCTCTCAAGTCCGACGCCCGCGTTGAGGCCGTTCACGCCGTTTCCGAGGTCATCAAGAAGGCTGGCGGTAAGGAGTTTGCTATCCGATCTGCCACCGTCACCAAGTCTCAGGACTGGGTGCTGATTCGAAACGGTCAAATCGACTGGACTCGCTCCGAGGGCCTCAGTGGCGCCGTTGCCGCGGCTTGGGCTGAGATCCCTGAGGCCGAGAACCTGGCCAAGGTACTGGCCGAGGAGGCACACACCAACCCATTGGACGCCTACATCCACCGCGTTACTCGCCACATCAACGATCTCCAGTATCTTCCCGAGTACCTTGCTACTATCCCAACTCGAATCATTGAGAGTGTTACTGGTGGCGCTGTTGTAGTGTCTAAAACTACAGGTCTTCACCGTGACTCGTTTGGCTtcaacaagatcatcatcgtcgccacCCGCCGTGGTCGATTCTATGCCCTAGACACCGGAAATCATGGCGAGATTGTTTGGTCCGCTGATGTGTTCCCTCAGGCTCCCGGTTCTACACTTGATGTGAAGGGCATCTTGGTCAATGATTCCGAAGGCACAGTCACAGTTCGCGGCGCTAACGGCGAGTACGCTGTTATCAAAGTGGCTGATGGACAACTTGTCGAGTCTCAATCCGGCAACGACTTGGCCGCTGTCTCTGCTACCGCTGTAATCGAGAGCGAGGGTAACAAATGGCTGCTTCCCCTTGGGCAGGACCGAAAGCCGACTAGCGATGCCCTGAAGGATCTCGCTCTTGACCAGACAATTGTTATCCGAGAGGACGACGATTCCATCAAGGGAGTCAAATTCGTCAACCAAGATGGCGAAATTGTCAAAAATGAGAtttggcagctccagctgctccctGGCCAGAAGATTGCCAGCATTGCCAAGACTCCTGCTCATGACCCAATTGCGTCCATCGGCCGTGTGTTGGGAGACCGAAGCGTCAACTACAAGTACCTGAACCCCAATGTCGTTGTCATTGCTGCCATCGATACCGCTGCTTCAGCCCTTTCTGTCTATCTCTTAGACACGGTTACCGGCCAGCTGCTTGCATCCCAAGTTCACGAGGGTGTGGATGGGGACAAGGATATCTCATGTACACTGTCGGAGAACTGGTACAGCTGCGCCTTCTTTGGGCAGTATACTCTTAACGATGGCACGGACCGCGACATCAAGGGGTACCAGGTTGTCGTGTCTGACTTGTACGAGTCCCCCTCAGCTAACGACCGTGGTCCTCTGGGTGACGCAGAAACATTTTCGCCCCTGGATCCCGTTGATACCCCAACCGGTGTGCCTCTTCCATGGGTTGTTTCCCAGACATGGATCCTGTCGGAGCCTCTGAACAACTTGAGCGTTACCCAGACACGCCAAGGTATCAGCAGCCGACAGCTCTTGGCTTACCTGCCCGAGTCTCACGCTATCCTCGGCATCACTCGCCATGGTATCGACCCTCGTCGACCTGTTGGCAGAGACCCGTCTGCGGCAGAGATTGAAGCTGAGGGCCTTGCCAGGTATACGCCTGCCATCTTTATTGATGGGCGGAATCTGCTTAGCCACGAGCGGGACGTTGTTGGTGTTCGGGGTATCGTGACCACGCCGGCCGTGGTTGAGAGCACGAGCTTGTTGGTGGCATATGGTATTGACATCTTTGGATCTCAGATTTCACCAAGCGGCCAGTTTGATATTCTGGACAAGGGATTCAACAAGGTTACTTTGCTTGCCACCGTATTGGCGCTCACTTGGGGAGTCGTGCTATTGGCACCCATG GTTCGGAGAAAGCAGATCAATCGGATGTGGGAAGCATTTTTGTAA
- a CDS encoding hsp70 protein domain-containing protein, with translation MAIITPRTKLLVGIDYGTTYSGICFALSNASDFKDINTWTKYPGAASHSAEHTIKAPTRVAFPEENADLDRTAWGYEVEAGMTSYSWTKLLLDDTLPSEFDVTDTYSTMNPEIMRLPNNMSAKDVAREYLTGMRKMFDKNINQFIGAHKLDDLPMEFWITVPASWNEKAKLLTKSAAMEAGFGRREIDSIKLIPEPEAAAHMALKTSIHRFEGFVKPKTGVLVCDCGGGTVDITTYEIERTEPTLTLREIVVGAAGKCGGTYVDRNLLKLLSERFGEAFTSLPPEEIGPGSNFMDSFESKKKDFKLNNLATRRDARVQLFMPLLKRTPDLERYYERRSHSILLSKADFQTIFDPVIDKIITLLEDQINRVKKMDERPIETIILVGGFGSSPYLNERLTDWCEPRGIRLTIPATGAWSAVVCGAVLRGLEGSIVREKKCRKHYGHALAKVYNPSLHSNYNSKRRSIYKDVMDRVDRLTGFMFWQIPKGTLIDSKTEINSEFVNNYRGPIIKSGEHFLYSCGLDAAPGTIDDNRVETIGRILYTLHDMDWSQVPNVKRLTEENGETCTEIPLVLNIRLDDEVGHLVFRILCNGREAGKAKLDLDY, from the exons ATGGCCATCATTACTCCACGCACCAAGCTTTTGGTCGGGATCGACTACGGAACGACATACTCGGGGATATGTTTCGCGCTCTCAAATGCCTCTGATTTCAAAGATATAAATACCTGGACTAAATACCCCGGCGCGGCCTCGCATAGCGCCGAGCATACTATCAAAGCCCCGACGAGAGTTGCCTTCCCAGAGGAAAATGCCGACCTCGATAGGACAGCATGGGGCTACGAAGTCGAAGCAGGCATGACATCCTATTCCTGGACAAAACTGCTTCTGGATGATACTCTACCTTCCGAGTTTGATGTCACAGATACATACTCTACCATGAATCCTGAGATTATGCGTCTCCCCAACAATATGTCGGCAAAGGATGTTGCTAGGGAGTATCTTACGGGAATGAGAAAGATGTTTGACAAGAATATCAATCAGTTTATCGGCGCTCATAAACTGGATGATCTTCCAATGGAATTCTGGATAACAGTCCCCGCCTCGTGGAACGAAAAGGCGAAACTTCTTACAAAGAGCGCGGCCATGGAAGCAGGGTTTGGCAGGAGGGAAATTGACAGTATCAAACTCATCCCAGAGCCAGAAGCGGCAGCACACATGGCATTGAAGACCAGCATCCATCGGTTCGAAGGCTTCGTCAAG CCCAAGACAGGTGTATTGGTGTGCGATTGCGGCGGCGGCACTGTG GACATTACAACTTACGAGATTGAGAGGACGGAACCGACACTCACGCTCCGAGAAATAGTTGTTGGTGCAG CCGGCAAATGCGGCGGCACATACGTCGATCGAAACCTTTTGAAACTCCTCTCCGAACGATTCGGCGAAGCATTTACAAGCCTTCCCCCCGAAGAAATCGGACCAGGCAGCAACTTCATGGACTCATtcgaaagcaaaaagaaagactttAAGCTGAACAATCTGGCTACTCGGCGAGATGCCAGAGTTCAGCTGTTCATGCCGCTATTGAAGAGGACGCCGGATCTCGAGCGTTATTACGAGAGAAGGTCACACTCGATTCTTTTGAGCAAGGCTGATTTCCAAACTATTTTCGATCCAGTGATTGACAAGATCATTACACTATTAGAGGATCAGATCAATCGGGTTaagaagatggatgagagaCCTATTGAAACTATTATCCTTGTTGGTGGATTTGGGTCCTCGCCGTATTTGAACGAGAGATTGACTGACTGGTGTGAACCAAGAGGAATTCGTCTTACGATTCCTGCCACTGGTGC CTGGTCTGCTGTCGTCTGCGGCGCCGTACTTCGCGGGTTAGAAGGCTCCATCGTCAGAGAAAAGAAGTGCCGAAAACACTACGGCCACGCGCTCGCCAAAGTCTACAATCCGTCCCTCCACAGCAACTACAATTCAAAAAGGAGATCTATTTACAAAGATGTCATGGACAGGGTTGACAGACTTACCGGCTTCATGTTCTGGCAGATTCCAAAG GGCACTCTCATTGATTCGAAAACCGAAATAAACTCAGAGTTTGTCAACAATTACAGGGGTCCTATCATTAAATCTGGAGAGCATTTTCTATACTCGTGCGGCTTAGACGCTGCGCCGGGTACCATCGACGATAATC GCGTCGAGACGATCGGTAGAATCCTGTATACCCTGCATGACATGGATTGGTCCCAAGTCCCCAACGTCAAGCGGCTTACAGAAGAGAATGGGGAGACATGTACCGAGATTCCTCTGGTTCTCAATATTCGCCTGGATGATGAAGTGGGCCACTTGGTGTTTCGCATCCTGTGTAACGGAAGAGAGGCTGGTAAAGCAAAGCTGGACTTGGATTATTAG